A region from the Mesorhizobium sp. J8 genome encodes:
- a CDS encoding 2-hydroxyacid dehydrogenase yields the protein MAGKKRPLVVITRKLPDPVETRMRELFDARLNVEDRPMTQPELVAAVKEADVLVPTITDHIDAALIAQAGENLKLIANFGNGVDKIDVAAAAKKGITVTNTPNVLTEDTADMTMALMLAVPRRLAEGANVLTGEKKWAGWSPTWMLGRRIWGKRLGIVGMGRIGTAVARRAKAFGLSIHYHNRHRVLPAVEEELEATYWESLDQMLARMDIISVNCPSTPATFHLLSGRRLALMQPSAYIVNTARGDIIDEDSLVKLIQDGKIAGAGLDVYEHEPALNSKLLKLAAKGKVVLLPHMGSATLEGRIDMGEKVIINIRAFFDGHRPPDRVLPLRT from the coding sequence CTGTTCGACGCGAGGCTGAATGTCGAGGACCGGCCAATGACGCAGCCGGAGCTGGTCGCGGCGGTCAAGGAAGCCGATGTGCTGGTCCCCACCATCACCGACCATATCGACGCCGCGCTGATCGCCCAGGCCGGCGAAAACCTCAAGCTGATCGCGAATTTCGGCAACGGCGTCGACAAGATCGACGTCGCGGCGGCCGCCAAGAAAGGCATCACCGTCACCAACACACCGAACGTGCTTACCGAAGACACCGCCGACATGACCATGGCGCTGATGCTCGCCGTGCCGCGCAGGCTCGCCGAAGGCGCCAATGTGCTGACGGGCGAGAAGAAATGGGCCGGCTGGTCGCCGACTTGGATGCTCGGCCGGCGCATCTGGGGAAAACGTCTCGGCATCGTCGGCATGGGCCGCATCGGCACGGCGGTCGCCAGGCGGGCCAAGGCCTTCGGCCTGTCGATCCATTACCACAACCGGCACCGCGTGCTGCCGGCCGTCGAGGAGGAACTGGAGGCGACCTACTGGGAAAGCCTCGACCAGATGCTCGCCCGCATGGACATCATCTCGGTCAACTGCCCGTCGACGCCGGCGACATTCCACCTTTTATCCGGCCGTCGTCTCGCGCTGATGCAGCCCTCGGCCTATATCGTCAACACCGCGCGCGGCGACATTATCGATGAGGACTCGCTGGTCAAGCTGATCCAGGACGGCAAGATCGCCGGTGCCGGCCTCGACGTCTACGAGCACGAGCCGGCGCTGAACAGCAAGCTGTTGAAGCTCGCCGCCAAAGGCAAGGTTGTGCTTTTGCCGCATATGGGCTCGGCCACGCTCGAGGGCCGCATCGACATGGGCGAGAAGGTGATCATCAACATCCGCGCCTTCTTCGATGGCCACCGCCCTCCCGATCGCGTCCTGCCGCTCAGGACCTGA
- a CDS encoding aconitase X swivel domain-containing protein: MSAAAEILVPGKAGEGEALVLTAPISFWGGVDPKTGRIADVRHPQHGEVIAGRVLFLPGTIGSSSASAVLMELVHNGRAPAALVLHEPDAILLLGLIVAREMGWETPMAVRLGRDAFETCGGRVRIAEDGALTVSGE, translated from the coding sequence ATGAGCGCTGCCGCCGAAATCCTTGTGCCGGGCAAAGCGGGCGAAGGCGAGGCGCTGGTGCTGACGGCACCGATCAGCTTCTGGGGCGGCGTCGACCCGAAGACAGGCCGCATCGCCGATGTCCGCCATCCGCAGCATGGCGAAGTCATTGCCGGCCGCGTGCTGTTCCTGCCCGGCACGATCGGCTCGTCGTCCGCTTCGGCGGTGCTGATGGAGCTCGTCCACAACGGCCGGGCGCCGGCCGCCCTGGTGCTGCACGAGCCCGACGCCATCCTGCTGCTCGGCCTGATCGTCGCCCGGGAGATGGGTTGGGAAACGCCGATGGCGGTGCGGCTTGGCCGAGACGCGTTCGAAACCTGTGGCGGCAGGGTGAGAATAGCCGAAGACGGCGCTCTCACCGTCTCGGGCGAATAA
- a CDS encoding aconitase X yields the protein MSLSLNPEEQAIAARQDGAGMAMRIVAESARLLGAPRLIPIASTHIDGALYHGDSGTLFAEKLVEGGAKVAVRSTLNVGALDLMGCSRIRLEEPQRGMARRMMEAYRKLGCEQSWTCAPYQAGHRPALGSDVAWGESNAVVFCNSVLGARTNRYGDFLDIACAITGRAPDYGLHQPDNRRARLVFDVSGLSPSFLASEIAWPVLGSLYGREVGNAIGVVTGVTGHPGEDALKACGAAAASSGAVGLFHIAGVTPEAPDVETILAGAEPEAVIRVTPEMVAKARAGLSTAAAAKTIDAVAIGSPHLSNAEFDTLERLIAGRRLAVPIYACTGRHALALLEQDGRRRRLEASGVVIVADTCVVVTPIMPELGNGVLMTNSGKFAHYAPGNTGYAVLYASLADCVESAVLGKPVFTDIAA from the coding sequence TTGAGCCTTTCGCTCAATCCGGAAGAACAGGCGATTGCCGCCCGCCAGGACGGCGCCGGCATGGCGATGCGCATCGTCGCCGAAAGCGCCCGCCTGCTCGGCGCGCCGCGGCTGATCCCGATCGCGTCCACCCATATCGACGGCGCCCTGTACCACGGCGATTCCGGCACGCTGTTCGCAGAAAAACTGGTCGAAGGCGGAGCGAAGGTCGCGGTGCGCTCGACGCTCAATGTCGGGGCGCTCGACCTGATGGGCTGCTCGCGCATTCGTCTGGAAGAGCCGCAACGCGGCATGGCCCGGCGGATGATGGAGGCCTATCGCAAGCTTGGTTGCGAGCAGAGCTGGACCTGCGCGCCGTATCAGGCCGGACACAGGCCGGCACTCGGCAGCGACGTCGCCTGGGGCGAGTCCAACGCCGTCGTCTTCTGCAATTCTGTGCTGGGCGCGCGAACCAACCGCTATGGCGATTTCCTGGACATTGCCTGCGCCATCACCGGCCGCGCGCCGGATTACGGCCTGCACCAGCCCGACAACCGCCGAGCGCGGCTCGTTTTCGATGTCTCGGGCCTGTCGCCTTCCTTCCTTGCCTCGGAGATCGCCTGGCCTGTCTTGGGAAGCCTTTATGGCCGCGAGGTGGGCAACGCGATCGGCGTCGTCACCGGCGTGACGGGTCATCCCGGCGAAGACGCGCTGAAAGCCTGCGGCGCGGCGGCTGCATCGTCGGGCGCGGTCGGCCTGTTCCACATTGCGGGCGTAACGCCCGAGGCGCCCGACGTCGAAACCATCCTGGCCGGGGCGGAGCCGGAAGCGGTGATCCGCGTGACGCCTGAGATGGTGGCCAAGGCCCGCGCGGGCCTATCGACCGCGGCGGCGGCCAAGACCATCGACGCGGTGGCGATCGGCAGCCCGCATCTGTCGAACGCCGAGTTCGACACCCTGGAGCGGCTGATCGCCGGACGGCGGCTTGCGGTGCCGATCTACGCCTGCACCGGCCGCCACGCGCTTGCGTTGCTGGAGCAGGACGGCCGGCGAAGAAGGCTCGAGGCGAGTGGGGTCGTCATCGTCGCCGATACATGCGTGGTGGTGACGCCGATCATGCCGGAGCTCGGCAATGGCGTGCTGATGACCAACTCAGGCAAGTTCGCGCATTACGCGCCGGGCAACACCGGCTACGCGGTGCTCTATGCCTCGCTCGCGGACTGCGTCGAAAGCGCGGTCCTCGGCAAGCCGGTCTTCACGGATATCGCCGCATGA
- a CDS encoding GNAT family N-acetyltransferase gives MDQSVGISIIGLPTDFDRWDDLLALIRRAFAYMDGVIDPPSSAHLLTADTLAEKAKRETGFLAIENSRIVGCVFALERVRDFYVGKLAVEPRLQGQGIGARLMRAVENLARKRGKEAIELQARIELTANHAAFARLGFRETERTAHEGYDRPTSITMRKVLP, from the coding sequence ATGGACCAGAGCGTCGGAATCTCCATAATCGGCCTTCCAACGGATTTCGACCGGTGGGACGACCTGCTCGCGCTGATCCGGCGCGCCTTCGCCTATATGGACGGGGTCATCGACCCGCCCTCCTCGGCGCATCTTTTGACCGCCGATACCCTTGCCGAGAAGGCAAAACGCGAGACGGGGTTTCTGGCGATCGAGAACAGCCGTATCGTCGGCTGCGTCTTCGCGCTGGAGCGAGTGCGGGATTTCTATGTCGGCAAGCTCGCGGTCGAGCCGCGGCTGCAGGGCCAAGGCATAGGGGCCCGGCTGATGCGGGCGGTCGAGAATCTCGCCCGCAAACGGGGCAAGGAGGCGATCGAGCTCCAGGCCCGCATCGAGCTGACGGCAAACCACGCAGCCTTTGCCCGGCTCGGCTTTCGCGAAACCGAGCGCACGGCGCATGAGGGCTATGACAGGCCGACCTCCATCACCATGCGCAAGGTGCTGCCTTGA
- a CDS encoding molybdopterin-synthase adenylyltransferase MoeB has translation MTDTALTDEELERYARHIVLPEIGGPGQQKLKRARVLVIGAGGLGAPVLEYLAAAGVGTLGIVDDDTVSLSNLQRQVIHGSDTIGMAKTDSAREAIMRINPNVTVESHRLRLTAENAPALVARYDVVVDGSDNFETRYAAADACAGEKKPLVTAAVGRFDGSVTVLKPFETGADGKRNPSYRDLFPEAPPEGLVPSCAVAGIVGALTGVIGTLEAMEAVKLITGIGEPLIGRLLLYDGLTARFDTIRYKAV, from the coding sequence ATGACCGACACCGCCCTGACCGACGAAGAGCTCGAACGCTATGCCCGCCACATCGTGCTGCCGGAGATCGGCGGGCCGGGCCAGCAGAAGCTGAAACGGGCGCGGGTGCTGGTGATCGGCGCCGGCGGGCTCGGCGCGCCGGTGCTGGAATATCTTGCCGCCGCCGGCGTCGGTACGCTCGGCATCGTCGATGACGATACGGTTTCCCTGTCCAACCTGCAGCGGCAGGTGATCCATGGCAGCGACACGATCGGCATGGCCAAGACCGACAGCGCACGAGAAGCGATCATGCGCATCAATCCCAATGTCACGGTGGAATCGCATCGCCTGAGGCTGACGGCGGAAAACGCCCCTGCCCTCGTCGCCCGCTACGATGTCGTTGTCGACGGCTCCGACAATTTCGAGACGCGCTACGCGGCCGCCGATGCCTGCGCCGGCGAGAAGAAGCCCCTCGTCACGGCCGCCGTCGGCCGCTTCGACGGGTCGGTGACGGTGTTGAAGCCGTTCGAGACAGGCGCGGACGGCAAACGCAATCCGAGCTATCGCGACCTGTTCCCGGAGGCGCCGCCCGAAGGGCTGGTGCCGTCCTGCGCCGTCGCCGGTATAGTCGGCGCGCTGACGGGCGTTATCGGCACGCTGGAGGCGATGGAGGCCGTCAAGCTGATCACCGGCATAGGCGAGCCGCTGATCGGCCGCCTGCTGCTCTACGATGGCCTCACGGCCCGCTTCGACACCATCCGCTACAAGGCCGTCTGA
- the recF gene encoding DNA replication/repair protein RecF (All proteins in this family for which functions are known are DNA-binding proteins that assist the filamentation of RecA onto DNA for the initiation of recombination or recombinational repair.): MTTDARQLRQQSYISKLTLTNFRNYAALSLDLAPGAVVLSGDNGAGKTNLLEAISFLTPGRGLRRAPYADVAREGGDGGFALHARIDGPEGQVEIGTGISGGDAAGESGRKVRINGAPARSAEDMLEWLRVVWLTPAMDGLFPGPAADRRRFLDRLVLAIDPGHGQRALDYEKAMRGRNRLLTEGSRDGAWFDAIETQMAETGVAIAAARAELVRLLAAMIDRLPGSGPFPQADISLAGDLESEVAVAPAVDVEERFRRALANGRERDRAAGRTLDGPHRSDLLVRHRPKSMPAELCSTGEQKALLVGIVLSHARLTGEMSGLTPILLLDEIAAHLDAGRRAALFSILEELNCQAFMTGTDAALFSSLAGRAQFLTVDHGSIGLTASP; the protein is encoded by the coding sequence TTGACCACGGACGCCAGACAGCTTCGGCAGCAAAGCTATATAAGTAAGCTAACACTTACGAATTTCCGCAACTACGCAGCGCTTTCGCTCGACCTAGCGCCCGGCGCTGTGGTGCTGTCGGGCGACAATGGCGCGGGCAAGACCAATCTCTTGGAAGCGATCTCGTTTCTGACACCCGGCCGGGGCCTGCGCCGCGCGCCCTATGCAGATGTGGCGCGCGAAGGCGGCGACGGCGGCTTCGCTCTGCATGCGCGCATCGACGGACCGGAAGGCCAGGTCGAGATCGGCACTGGCATCTCCGGCGGCGACGCAGCCGGCGAAAGCGGCAGGAAGGTGCGGATCAACGGCGCGCCGGCGCGATCGGCCGAGGACATGCTGGAGTGGCTGCGGGTCGTCTGGCTGACGCCGGCGATGGATGGCCTGTTTCCTGGGCCGGCGGCGGACCGCCGCCGCTTTCTCGACCGGCTGGTGCTGGCGATCGATCCCGGCCATGGCCAGCGCGCGCTCGACTATGAGAAGGCCATGCGCGGCCGTAACCGCCTGCTTACCGAAGGTTCCCGCGATGGCGCCTGGTTCGACGCGATCGAGACGCAGATGGCCGAGACCGGGGTGGCGATCGCCGCCGCGCGGGCAGAGCTGGTGCGGCTGCTTGCAGCCATGATCGACAGATTGCCCGGCAGCGGGCCGTTTCCGCAGGCCGACATCAGTCTTGCCGGCGACCTGGAGAGCGAGGTCGCCGTCGCGCCGGCCGTCGATGTCGAGGAGCGCTTCCGCCGCGCGCTTGCCAATGGCCGCGAGCGCGACCGCGCCGCCGGCCGTACGCTGGACGGTCCGCATCGCTCCGATCTCCTGGTACGGCACCGGCCGAAGTCGATGCCGGCGGAACTGTGCTCGACCGGCGAGCAGAAGGCGCTGCTGGTCGGCATCGTTTTGTCGCATGCCAGGCTGACCGGTGAGATGTCGGGACTGACGCCGATCCTTCTCCTGGACGAGATCGCCGCGCATCTCGACGCGGGCCGGCGCGCGGCGTTGTTCTCGATCCTGGAAGAGCTGAATTGCCAGGCCTTCATGACCGGCACCGATGCGGCCCTGTTTTCGAGTCTTGCCGGCCGGGCGCAGTTCCTGACGGTCGATCACGGCAGCATCGGACTGACGGCGAGCCCTTGA
- the dnaN gene encoding DNA polymerase III subunit beta translates to MRVILERSNLLKSLNHVHRVVERRNTIPILSNVLLSAEGASLEMKATDLDLEVTEATPAKVERGGATTVPAHLLYDIVRKLSDGAEVMLKTDEDGNAMTVTSGRSSFRLQCLPQSDFPELSAGSFSHIFRLESAALKGLIDKTQFAISTEETRYYLNGIFLHTHEVGGKLKLRSVATDGHRLARAEIDAPAGSEGMPGIIIPRKTVSELQKLVDDPDVAVTTELSDTKIRFTIGSVVLTSKLIDGTFPDYQRVIPTGNDKKLIIDRQSFAAAVDRVSTISSERGRAVKLSINDGQLTLAVNNPDSGSATEELAADYSADPIEIGFNAKYLLDVAAQLTGSEAKFMLADAGSPTLIHDMADETALYVLMPMRV, encoded by the coding sequence ATGCGTGTTATCCTGGAACGGTCAAATCTCCTGAAGTCCCTCAACCACGTCCATCGCGTGGTCGAGCGGCGCAACACCATACCGATCCTGTCCAACGTGCTGCTCAGCGCCGAGGGCGCCAGCCTCGAGATGAAGGCCACCGACCTCGACCTCGAAGTGACGGAGGCGACGCCCGCCAAGGTCGAGCGCGGCGGCGCGACGACGGTGCCGGCGCATCTGCTCTACGACATCGTGCGCAAGCTTTCCGACGGCGCCGAGGTGATGCTGAAGACGGACGAGGACGGCAACGCGATGACCGTCACCTCGGGACGTTCGAGCTTCCGTCTGCAGTGCCTGCCGCAATCCGACTTCCCGGAGCTCTCGGCCGGTTCGTTCTCGCATATCTTCCGGTTGGAATCGGCGGCGCTCAAGGGGCTGATCGACAAAACCCAGTTCGCCATCTCCACCGAGGAGACGCGCTACTACCTCAACGGCATCTTCCTGCACACGCATGAGGTGGGCGGCAAGTTGAAGCTGCGCTCGGTGGCGACCGACGGACACCGCCTGGCGCGCGCCGAGATCGACGCGCCGGCGGGCTCGGAAGGCATGCCCGGCATCATCATTCCGCGCAAGACGGTGAGCGAGCTGCAGAAGCTGGTCGACGATCCCGATGTGGCGGTGACCACCGAGCTGTCGGATACCAAGATCCGCTTCACCATCGGCAGCGTCGTTTTGACCTCGAAGCTGATCGACGGCACCTTCCCCGACTATCAGCGCGTCATCCCGACCGGCAATGACAAGAAGCTGATCATCGACCGCCAGAGCTTCGCGGCTGCGGTCGACCGCGTTTCAACCATTTCCTCCGAACGCGGCCGGGCCGTGAAGCTGTCGATCAATGACGGCCAGCTCACCTTAGCCGTCAACAACCCCGACTCTGGCAGCGCCACCGAGGAACTGGCGGCCGACTATTCGGCGGACCCGATCGAGATCGGCTTCAACGCCAAATACCTGCTCGATGTCGCCGCCCAGCTCACGGGTTCCGAGGCCAAGTTCATGCTGGCCGACGCCGGTTCGCCGACGCTGATCCACGACATGGCCGACGAGACCGCGCTCTACGTGCTGATGCCGATGCGGGTCTAG
- the rpsT gene encoding 30S ribosomal protein S20, whose translation MANTSSAKKATRKIARRAAINKNRRSRVRTYVRKVEEALAAGDKAAAVEAFKAAEPELMRAATKGVVHKNTASRKVSRLAQRVKTLSA comes from the coding sequence ATGGCCAATACGTCCTCGGCCAAAAAGGCAACGCGCAAGATCGCCCGCCGCGCAGCGATCAACAAGAACCGTCGCTCGCGCGTCCGCACCTATGTCCGCAAGGTCGAAGAGGCGCTGGCCGCCGGCGACAAGGCTGCGGCGGTGGAAGCCTTCAAGGCTGCGGAGCCGGAATTGATGCGCGCCGCCACCAAGGGCGTTGTCCACAAGAACACGGCTTCGCGCAAGGTCTCGCGGCTGGCCCAGCGGGTCAAGACGCTGTCGGCCTGA
- a CDS encoding enoyl-CoA hydratase → MTYETILAETRGKVGLITLNRPKALNALNSQVLAEVLAATSAFNADPAIGAMVLTGSEKAFAAGADIKEMQALSFADAYSQDFFVGWEEFTRIRKPIIAAVAGYALGGGCELAMMCDFIIAGDNAKFGQPEITLGVMPGMGGSQRLTRFVGKSKAMDMCLTGRMMDAAEAERSGLVSRVVPVAELTEEALKAAAKIAEFSLPSVMMTKEAVNRAYETTLAEGLRFERRLFHSLFALDDQKEGMAAFVEKRKPNFTNR, encoded by the coding sequence ATGACCTATGAAACCATTCTGGCGGAAACACGCGGCAAGGTCGGGCTGATCACGCTGAACCGGCCCAAGGCGCTCAATGCGCTGAATTCGCAGGTCCTCGCGGAGGTCTTGGCGGCGACGAGCGCGTTCAACGCCGATCCCGCGATCGGCGCGATGGTGCTTACGGGCTCGGAAAAGGCGTTTGCCGCCGGTGCCGACATCAAGGAAATGCAGGCGCTGTCCTTCGCCGACGCCTACAGCCAGGATTTCTTCGTCGGCTGGGAGGAATTCACACGCATCCGCAAGCCCATCATCGCGGCAGTCGCGGGCTATGCACTCGGCGGCGGCTGCGAGCTGGCCATGATGTGCGACTTCATCATCGCCGGCGACAATGCCAAGTTCGGCCAGCCCGAAATCACGCTCGGCGTCATGCCGGGCATGGGCGGATCGCAGCGGCTGACCCGCTTCGTCGGCAAGTCGAAGGCGATGGACATGTGCCTGACCGGGCGGATGATGGACGCGGCCGAAGCCGAGCGGAGCGGGCTGGTGTCGCGGGTGGTGCCGGTCGCCGAACTCACCGAGGAAGCACTGAAAGCGGCAGCGAAGATCGCGGAGTTCTCGCTGCCGTCGGTGATGATGACCAAGGAGGCGGTCAACCGCGCTTATGAGACGACGCTCGCCGAAGGGCTGCGCTTCGAACGCCGCCTGTTCCATTCACTGTTTGCGCTCGACGATCAGAAAGAAGGCATGGCCGCCTTCGTCGAGAAGCGGAAGCCGAATTTCACCAACCGCTAG
- the mutM gene encoding bifunctional DNA-formamidopyrimidine glycosylase/DNA-(apurinic or apyrimidinic site) lyase: MPELPEVETVRRGLQPVLEGARFVNVEARRPDLRFPFPERFSERLTGKTVTALGRRAKYLTMHIENGPVLICHLGMSGSFRVEAAGSGDVAGSFHHERSKSAAHDHVVFDVASTTGERSRVVFNDPRRFGFMLFAEGPPDTHPMLAGLGIEPTGNALDGPLLASLLKDRRSPLKAALLDQRLIAGLGNIYVAEALWRAGLSPLREAGTIAGSAKKAKEQSERLAGAIRSVIADAIAAGGSSLRDYVQADGSLGYFQHSFAVYDREGEPCPKPGCHGHIERIVQSGRSTFYCRTCQR, translated from the coding sequence ATGCCTGAGCTGCCTGAAGTCGAGACCGTACGCCGCGGGCTGCAGCCGGTCCTGGAAGGGGCGCGGTTCGTCAACGTCGAGGCGCGCAGGCCGGATCTTCGCTTTCCCTTTCCCGAGCGCTTTTCGGAGCGGCTTACCGGCAAGACCGTGACGGCGCTTGGCCGGCGCGCCAAATACCTGACGATGCATATCGAAAACGGCCCGGTTCTCATCTGTCATCTCGGCATGTCGGGATCGTTCCGGGTCGAGGCCGCCGGGAGTGGCGACGTCGCCGGCAGCTTCCACCACGAGCGCTCGAAAAGCGCGGCGCATGACCATGTCGTGTTCGATGTCGCCTCGACAACGGGCGAGCGATCGCGCGTCGTCTTCAACGACCCGCGCCGCTTCGGCTTCATGCTGTTTGCCGAAGGGCCGCCGGACACACATCCGATGCTGGCGGGGCTCGGCATCGAGCCAACCGGCAACGCGCTCGACGGCCCCCTGCTCGCCTCGCTGCTGAAGGATCGCAGATCGCCGCTCAAGGCGGCGCTGCTCGATCAGAGGCTGATCGCCGGACTAGGCAATATATATGTGGCGGAAGCCTTGTGGCGCGCCGGCCTCTCGCCGCTGCGCGAAGCCGGCACCATCGCCGGATCGGCCAAGAAGGCGAAAGAGCAAAGCGAACGTCTTGCCGGGGCGATCCGCTCGGTCATCGCCGATGCGATCGCCGCGGGCGGCTCCTCGCTGCGCGACTATGTCCAGGCCGACGGATCGCTCGGCTATTTCCAGCATTCCTTCGCAGTGTACGACCGGGAGGGCGAGCCGTGCCCGAAGCCGGGCTGCCACGGCCACATCGAGCGCATCGTGCAGAGCGGCCGCTCGACCTTCTATTGCCGGACCTGTCAGCGGTAA
- a CDS encoding phosphopentomutase, producing the protein MARAFLFVLDSFGIGGAADAERYGDAGADTFGHIFQACADGRADREGLRNGPLAVPNMMALGLGRAARTATGLKLDIDTPLLASAFHGAAQEVSSGKDTPSGHWEIAGLPVRFDWGYFPDTVPAFPAELTDAIIREGKLPGILGNCHAPGTEIIERLGEEHIRTGRPICYTSVDSVLQIAAHETHFGLERLYELCLTVRRLADPLKIGRVIARPFVGETKATFQRTHNRRDYAVPPPEETLLDRLTGRGSKVIAVGKIGDIFAHRGISEVRKAGGNMAMFDKALGAMDDARDGDLVFANFVDFDTEFGHRRDVAGYAAALEAFDRRLAEALSRVRPGDLLILTADHGNDPTWRGTDHTRERVPVIGIGPGLKGGDIGLRPTFADIGETVADHLGLAIGRHGTSFLATIGGHA; encoded by the coding sequence GTGGCGCGCGCGTTCCTGTTCGTTCTCGATTCTTTCGGCATCGGCGGCGCGGCCGACGCCGAACGCTATGGCGATGCCGGCGCCGACACGTTCGGACATATTTTTCAGGCCTGCGCCGATGGTCGCGCCGACCGGGAAGGTTTGCGAAACGGGCCGCTTGCGGTACCCAACATGATGGCGCTCGGTCTTGGCCGGGCGGCACGGACGGCGACCGGGCTCAAGCTCGACATCGATACACCGTTGCTTGCCTCGGCCTTCCATGGTGCCGCCCAGGAAGTGTCGAGCGGCAAGGATACTCCCTCCGGCCACTGGGAGATCGCCGGCCTGCCTGTGCGCTTCGACTGGGGCTATTTTCCCGACACGGTGCCGGCCTTCCCGGCGGAGCTCACCGACGCGATCATCCGCGAGGGCAAGCTGCCGGGCATCCTCGGCAACTGCCACGCGCCTGGAACCGAGATCATAGAGCGGCTCGGCGAGGAGCATATCCGCACCGGCAGGCCGATCTGCTACACATCGGTCGATTCCGTGTTGCAGATCGCCGCGCATGAAACGCATTTCGGGCTGGAGCGGCTTTATGAGCTTTGCCTCACGGTGCGGCGGCTGGCCGATCCGCTAAAGATCGGGCGCGTGATCGCGCGGCCATTCGTGGGCGAGACAAAAGCCACGTTCCAGCGCACCCACAATCGCCGCGACTATGCGGTGCCGCCGCCGGAAGAGACCCTGCTCGACCGGCTGACCGGCCGCGGCAGCAAGGTCATCGCCGTCGGCAAGATCGGCGACATCTTCGCTCATCGCGGCATTTCGGAAGTGCGCAAGGCCGGCGGCAACATGGCGATGTTCGACAAGGCGCTCGGCGCCATGGACGACGCCCGCGACGGCGATCTGGTCTTTGCCAATTTCGTCGATTTCGATACCGAGTTCGGCCACCGGCGCGATGTCGCCGGCTATGCCGCGGCGCTCGAAGCCTTCGACCGCCGGCTGGCCGAGGCGCTGTCGCGCGTCAGGCCAGGAGATCTGCTCATCCTCACCGCCGACCATGGCAACGATCCGACCTGGCGCGGCACCGACCATACGCGCGAGCGCGTTCCGGTGATCGGCATTGGGCCGGGGCTGAAGGGCGGCGACATCGGGCTGAGGCCGACTTTCGCCGATATCGGCGAAACCGTCGCGGATCATCTCGGCCTGGCAATCGGCCGCCATGGGACGTCCTTTCTCGCAACGATAGGCGGCCATGCCTGA
- a CDS encoding phosphate/phosphite/phosphonate ABC transporter substrate-binding protein, with product MCAVVLATFGAASWPARADWRDDIGTFRIGIVAEPGGGNTVPGLARLTEAYANALGMKVEFVVARDYAALIEAQASGRVQYAVYSALAYAAASERCGCVEPLVAPVDADGAVGIRSVLVTRDGKVPDLAALASHRIAIAPDDNVGGSLLPLAALSAEGAKIARDSPFLVHAASATAAETMLAGGEADALFGWEPAGADGQPSHSDGSVARLEAAGIPEGSLRVLWTSGLLRYGPHAVRSDLDPEAKRRLTVFLTNLRSQTPDVYDLLERAHSGGFGPAARKDYAMAVAIVQRETDGQD from the coding sequence ATGTGCGCGGTCGTCCTCGCGACGTTCGGCGCTGCTTCCTGGCCGGCACGCGCCGACTGGCGTGACGACATCGGAACGTTCCGCATCGGCATCGTCGCCGAACCGGGCGGCGGCAACACCGTTCCGGGGCTCGCGCGCCTGACCGAGGCCTACGCCAATGCACTCGGCATGAAGGTCGAGTTCGTCGTTGCGCGCGATTACGCGGCGCTGATCGAGGCGCAGGCGAGCGGACGCGTGCAATACGCAGTCTATTCCGCTCTCGCGTATGCCGCGGCTTCGGAGCGCTGCGGCTGTGTCGAGCCTCTGGTGGCGCCGGTCGATGCCGACGGCGCCGTTGGCATCCGTTCCGTCCTGGTGACGCGTGACGGCAAAGTGCCGGACCTCGCCGCACTGGCCTCGCATCGAATCGCGATCGCGCCCGATGACAATGTCGGCGGTTCTCTGCTGCCGCTGGCGGCGCTGTCGGCCGAAGGCGCCAAGATCGCGCGGGATTCGCCCTTTCTTGTGCACGCCGCTTCAGCCACCGCGGCCGAGACGATGCTGGCTGGCGGCGAAGCGGACGCCCTGTTCGGGTGGGAGCCGGCCGGTGCCGACGGCCAGCCCAGCCATTCCGACGGCAGCGTCGCGCGGCTGGAGGCTGCCGGCATCCCTGAGGGGTCGCTTCGAGTGTTGTGGACCTCGGGCCTCTTGCGCTACGGCCCGCACGCCGTCCGCAGCGATCTCGACCCCGAGGCAAAGCGCCGGCTGACGGTCTTCCTGACCAATCTCAGGTCACAGACGCCCGATGTGTACGACCTGTTGGAGCGGGCGCATTCCGGCGGCTTCGGGCCGGCCGCGCGGAAAGACTATGCGATGGCGGTGGCGATCGTGCAGCGGGAAACGGACGGGCAGGACTAG